The following coding sequences are from one Chelonoidis abingdonii isolate Lonesome George chromosome 4, CheloAbing_2.0, whole genome shotgun sequence window:
- the LOC116832088 gene encoding immunoglobulin mu Fc receptor isoform X1: MEFISMLLFLLQVSSAARRRIQVTGEVGGSITIKCPMKGISRRKFWCRELERGVCGTVISTSPYISEDYRNRISITEEPQEGIFQITITRLEEDDTGLYTCGTGYLNDRGSGRTLQVELNVSNGNAPPRMGMLSAEPLKRDRPIVVPAESGNKGADTQGVTQPQMINGAWAKYTSYAVPGIKFPESMIITPADVIGSTVTDAVSGSTTKGIPKNSRTISYAHPRHTKRLLRSNYGNDVFQILIPVLLIMLLLVPSMIIVRKQLRGKKAASSETYGINLRLSALEHGQGHDPMENIYSVLPRRLQGADRNSSHVPCDSYHCRVDL; the protein is encoded by the exons ATGGAGTTCATCAGTATGTTACTTTTCTTGCTGCAAG TTTCAAGTGCAGCAAGAAGACGCATTCAAGTGACTGGTGAGGTTGGAGGATCCATCACCATAAAGTGTCCTATGAAGGGCATTTCCAGACGAAAATTCTGGTGCAGGGAACTCGAGAGAGGGGTCTGTGGCACCGTCATCTCCACCTCGCCATACATCAGTGAGGATTACAGAaatagaatctccatcactgaggaGCCTCAGGAAGGAATATTTCAAATTACAATCACAAGACTGGAAGAGGATGACACTGGGCTGTACACGTGTGGGACAGGATATCTAAATGACAGAGGCAGTGGAAGGACTCTCCAAGTGGAGCTGAATGTTTCTAACG GGAATGCTCCACCCAGAATGGGCATGTTGTCTGCTGAACCTCTGAAACGTGACAGACCTATTGTGGTACCAGCAGAGTCTGGCAACAAAGGTGCTGACACTCAAG GAGTCACACAACCACAGATGATTAATGGAGCATGGGCAAAATATACCTCCTATGCTGTGCCTGGCATCAAATTCCCCGAAAGTATGATAATCACGCCTGCAGATGTAATTGGCAGCACTGTTACCGATGCAGTGTCTGGAAGTACAACAAAAGGAATTCCAAAGAATTCCAGGACAATCAGCTATGCACATCCCAGGCATACAAAGCG ACTCTTGAGAAGCAATTATGGGAATGATGTCTTTCAAATCCTGATACCAGTTCTCCTGATAATGCTGCTCCTTGTGCCTTCTATGATAATTGTTAGAAAACAACTACGAGGGAAGAAAG CAGCTTCCAGTGAAACCTATGGAATAAATCTGAGGTTGAGTGCACTCGAACATGGCCAAGGGCACGATCCAATGGAAAATATCTACAGTGTGTTACCCCGCAGGCTCCAGGGAGCTGACAGGAACA
- the LOC116832088 gene encoding immunoglobulin mu Fc receptor isoform X2, whose protein sequence is MEFISMLLFLLQVSSAARRRIQVTGEVGGSITIKCPMKGISRRKFWCRELERGVCGTVISTSPYISEDYRNRISITEEPQEGIFQITITRLEEDDTGLYTCGTGYLNDRGSGRTLQVELNVSNGNAPPRMGMLSAEPLKRDRPIVVPAESGNKGADTQGVTQPQMINGAWAKYTSYAVPGIKFPESMIITPADVIGSTVTDAVSGSTTKGIPKNSRTISYAHPRHTKRLLRSNYGNDVFQILIPVLLIMLLLVPSMIIVRKQLRGKKASSETYGINLRLSALEHGQGHDPMENIYSVLPRRLQGADRNSSHVPCDSYHCRVDL, encoded by the exons ATGGAGTTCATCAGTATGTTACTTTTCTTGCTGCAAG TTTCAAGTGCAGCAAGAAGACGCATTCAAGTGACTGGTGAGGTTGGAGGATCCATCACCATAAAGTGTCCTATGAAGGGCATTTCCAGACGAAAATTCTGGTGCAGGGAACTCGAGAGAGGGGTCTGTGGCACCGTCATCTCCACCTCGCCATACATCAGTGAGGATTACAGAaatagaatctccatcactgaggaGCCTCAGGAAGGAATATTTCAAATTACAATCACAAGACTGGAAGAGGATGACACTGGGCTGTACACGTGTGGGACAGGATATCTAAATGACAGAGGCAGTGGAAGGACTCTCCAAGTGGAGCTGAATGTTTCTAACG GGAATGCTCCACCCAGAATGGGCATGTTGTCTGCTGAACCTCTGAAACGTGACAGACCTATTGTGGTACCAGCAGAGTCTGGCAACAAAGGTGCTGACACTCAAG GAGTCACACAACCACAGATGATTAATGGAGCATGGGCAAAATATACCTCCTATGCTGTGCCTGGCATCAAATTCCCCGAAAGTATGATAATCACGCCTGCAGATGTAATTGGCAGCACTGTTACCGATGCAGTGTCTGGAAGTACAACAAAAGGAATTCCAAAGAATTCCAGGACAATCAGCTATGCACATCCCAGGCATACAAAGCG ACTCTTGAGAAGCAATTATGGGAATGATGTCTTTCAAATCCTGATACCAGTTCTCCTGATAATGCTGCTCCTTGTGCCTTCTATGATAATTGTTAGAAAACAACTACGAGGGAAGAAAG CTTCCAGTGAAACCTATGGAATAAATCTGAGGTTGAGTGCACTCGAACATGGCCAAGGGCACGATCCAATGGAAAATATCTACAGTGTGTTACCCCGCAGGCTCCAGGGAGCTGACAGGAACA
- the LOC116832088 gene encoding high affinity immunoglobulin alpha and immunoglobulin mu Fc receptor isoform X4, with amino-acid sequence MEFISMLLFLLQVSSAARRRIQVTGEVGGSITIKCPMKGISRRKFWCRELERGVCGTVISTSPYISEDYRNRISITEEPQEGIFQITITRLEEDDTGLYTCGTGYLNDRGSGRTLQVELNVSNGNAPPRMGMLSAEPLKRDRPIVVPAESGNKGADTQGVTQPQMINGAWAKYTSYAVPGIKFPESMIITPADVIGSTVTDAVSGSTTKGIPKNSRTISYAHPRHTKRLLRSNYGNDVFQILIPVLLIMLLLVPSMIIVRKQLRGKKGSHVPCDSYHCRVDL; translated from the exons ATGGAGTTCATCAGTATGTTACTTTTCTTGCTGCAAG TTTCAAGTGCAGCAAGAAGACGCATTCAAGTGACTGGTGAGGTTGGAGGATCCATCACCATAAAGTGTCCTATGAAGGGCATTTCCAGACGAAAATTCTGGTGCAGGGAACTCGAGAGAGGGGTCTGTGGCACCGTCATCTCCACCTCGCCATACATCAGTGAGGATTACAGAaatagaatctccatcactgaggaGCCTCAGGAAGGAATATTTCAAATTACAATCACAAGACTGGAAGAGGATGACACTGGGCTGTACACGTGTGGGACAGGATATCTAAATGACAGAGGCAGTGGAAGGACTCTCCAAGTGGAGCTGAATGTTTCTAACG GGAATGCTCCACCCAGAATGGGCATGTTGTCTGCTGAACCTCTGAAACGTGACAGACCTATTGTGGTACCAGCAGAGTCTGGCAACAAAGGTGCTGACACTCAAG GAGTCACACAACCACAGATGATTAATGGAGCATGGGCAAAATATACCTCCTATGCTGTGCCTGGCATCAAATTCCCCGAAAGTATGATAATCACGCCTGCAGATGTAATTGGCAGCACTGTTACCGATGCAGTGTCTGGAAGTACAACAAAAGGAATTCCAAAGAATTCCAGGACAATCAGCTATGCACATCCCAGGCATACAAAGCG ACTCTTGAGAAGCAATTATGGGAATGATGTCTTTCAAATCCTGATACCAGTTCTCCTGATAATGCTGCTCCTTGTGCCTTCTATGATAATTGTTAGAAAACAACTACGAGGGAAGAAAG
- the LOC116832088 gene encoding immunoglobulin mu Fc receptor isoform X3 has translation MEFISMLLFLLQVSSAARRRIQVTGEVGGSITIKCPMKGISRRKFWCRELERGVCGTVISTSPYISEDYRNRISITEEPQEGIFQITITRLEEDDTGLYTCGTGYLNDRGSGRTLQVELNVSNGNAPPRMGMLSAEPLKRDRPIVVPAESGNKGADTQGVTQPQMINGAWAKYTSYAVPGIKFPESMIITPADVIGSTVTDAVSGSTTKGIPKNSRTISYAHPRHTKRLLRSNYGNDVFQILIPVLLIMLLLVPSMIIVRKQLRGKKAASSETYGINLRLSALEHGQGHDPMENIYSVLPRRLQGADRNRLCSAKD, from the exons ATGGAGTTCATCAGTATGTTACTTTTCTTGCTGCAAG TTTCAAGTGCAGCAAGAAGACGCATTCAAGTGACTGGTGAGGTTGGAGGATCCATCACCATAAAGTGTCCTATGAAGGGCATTTCCAGACGAAAATTCTGGTGCAGGGAACTCGAGAGAGGGGTCTGTGGCACCGTCATCTCCACCTCGCCATACATCAGTGAGGATTACAGAaatagaatctccatcactgaggaGCCTCAGGAAGGAATATTTCAAATTACAATCACAAGACTGGAAGAGGATGACACTGGGCTGTACACGTGTGGGACAGGATATCTAAATGACAGAGGCAGTGGAAGGACTCTCCAAGTGGAGCTGAATGTTTCTAACG GGAATGCTCCACCCAGAATGGGCATGTTGTCTGCTGAACCTCTGAAACGTGACAGACCTATTGTGGTACCAGCAGAGTCTGGCAACAAAGGTGCTGACACTCAAG GAGTCACACAACCACAGATGATTAATGGAGCATGGGCAAAATATACCTCCTATGCTGTGCCTGGCATCAAATTCCCCGAAAGTATGATAATCACGCCTGCAGATGTAATTGGCAGCACTGTTACCGATGCAGTGTCTGGAAGTACAACAAAAGGAATTCCAAAGAATTCCAGGACAATCAGCTATGCACATCCCAGGCATACAAAGCG ACTCTTGAGAAGCAATTATGGGAATGATGTCTTTCAAATCCTGATACCAGTTCTCCTGATAATGCTGCTCCTTGTGCCTTCTATGATAATTGTTAGAAAACAACTACGAGGGAAGAAAG CAGCTTCCAGTGAAACCTATGGAATAAATCTGAGGTTGAGTGCACTCGAACATGGCCAAGGGCACGATCCAATGGAAAATATCTACAGTGTGTTACCCCGCAGGCTCCAGGGAGCTGACAGGAACA